In the Acidobacteriota bacterium genome, GGCGCCTCTCGCCCCCCTGGCCGGGCGCCCCTGAGACAAACAGCTAGCAGCGTTGGAAAAGTCGCGAAGCGGACTTTTTCAGCAGCCTGCTAGAGCTGAACCGGCTGCAGGCCGGTGGCGAAGCGGTCGCTGATCTCGTCGAGTAGGGTGAGGGTGAAGGTGTAGTTGCCGCGCTTGAGATCCTTGACCCGCAGGCCGAACCGTGCCGGTGAATCCTCCGGGGCCGAAGCCACGCGGTCGGCCGGCAGACGGACGTCCTGTCGTTCACGGTAGAGATTCACCAACTCGCCATCCTCGTCGTAAACCGCCAGGTAGAGGTAGACCCGGCCGATCATTTCGTCCCCTTGCGGGATCAGGGTGACGTCCTCGAGGGGAACGACGCCGGCGACGGTGAGGGTGACCCGCTTGGCGGTCACCGACTCCGGCGGCATGATCTCGACGGCGATCGGGAAGTCACCGCGATCCTTCGGGTAGGTGAGCGGGGTGGTGAGCTCGTTGACCAGCCGGTCCTCCCGGCTGATGTGCAGGTAGCCCTCGCGGTTGGTGACCCTCAGGCCCTTGCGCTTCGTCTTGACCTGGATCTTGTGGTACTTGCGATCCGGTGCGCGGTCGGTCTGGAAGCCGAGCACGTAGGAGTTGGCGGTCAACTCGTCGATGTTGTCGAAGGAGTTGTAGAACTTGGTCGACGAGAAGAACTTTCCGCCGGTGCCAGCGGCCATGATCTTGGGGGCCGACTCGGCGTCGATCTCCGGCGGCAGCTCGTCGAAGCCGCCGTTGAAGGAGAGCTGCGGCGTGCGCTCGACGTCGAGGTAGGGAGCTCGGGCGGAGAGACCCGAGAAAGTCGACACCGGGTAGATGGCGAAGCCCGCGGCGTTGGCGGTCTTGACGATCGCTTCGTAGCGCTGCTGCACCTCGGCGTGGATGGCGCTGGTCACCGGGTCGTTCTTCTTCGAGGTGCCGCCG is a window encoding:
- a CDS encoding VWA domain-containing protein, with the protein product MTPRPRPHFLWPILLVVLLGVLPASAQKGSEVDPIVDEIQVEVVNVDVVVTDRRGNPVSGLTAEDFVLFEDGEKQEITNFYAFNDGQIRKNVESEGTTFADPQKRRRMAILFDTNSLEKRTRDKAIEGLERFILEQFDGTYEWAVIAHNDRIQHLQPFTSNKTTVLAALANVRDLPIPIRREKPGDAVLSEDPIVRSRAPGFAGLTGNATDGTGPNQVTFLEFETRDRMFTALQRFDNTTHALVQTMRAYSGLPGRKSLVLISGGLEALPGPAQLLGKGIPGGGTSKKNDPVTSAIHAEVQQRYEAIVKTANAAGFAIYPVSTFSGLSARAPYLDVERTPQLSFNGGFDELPPEIDAESAPKIMAAGTGGKFFSSTKFYNSFDNIDELTANSYVLGFQTDRAPDRKYHKIQVKTKRKGLRVTNREGYLHISREDRLVNELTTPLTYPKDRGDFPIAVEIMPPESVTAKRVTLTVAGVVPLEDVTLIPQGDEMIGRVYLYLAVYDEDGELVNLYRERQDVRLPADRVASAPEDSPARFGLRVKDLKRGNYTFTLTLLDEISDRFATGLQPVQL